In the Theobroma cacao cultivar B97-61/B2 chromosome 1, Criollo_cocoa_genome_V2, whole genome shotgun sequence genome, one interval contains:
- the LOC18613996 gene encoding uncharacterized protein LOC18613996: protein MACTSMTTPTSQAASAAKDGCKEEINGLRRSHSGINLHKSVGIQRSYSDNHLCYSINRIRAASTKPTLKYSRSVGIFPTLPFQISSSIIPNTFRSFLFDLETSKDLSLVDKDVNIDKNSMENNEEENKINRANWVNRLLEIRRRWNYKQLEEGVDGVGIYDEHESGDGDGDEGGCEVNYDSDEEGGGGGEVKYDRESFSKLLARVPWSDTKLFSQLAFLCNIAYVIPEIREKDLRKHYGLRLVTSSLEKKAEAATIKAKLDQDSTRVPVAASENTESKSVKAEGSEQKRPIRLSVVYEIAASAACYVQSRAKGLLSPGSKSQEDAGGTDSCRCGDQPEMEGENSPRIYNSEVAAYVAASAMTAVVRAGEREKQETAKDLQSLDSSPCEWFVCDDLSTYTRSFVIQGSDSLASWQANLFFEPTNFEGTDVLVHRGIYEAAKGIYEQLMPEIMDHLKRHGDRAKLQFTGHSLGGSLSLLVNLMLLTRKVVKPSALRPVVTFGSPFVFCGGQKILDELGLDENHVHCVMMHRDIVPRAFSCKYPNHVAVVLKRLPGSLRSHPCLLKNKLLYTPLGKVFILQPNEKLSPPHPLIPPGSALYALDNTHCEYSTKALRAFLNCPHPLDTLSDLTAYGSEGTILRDHDSSNYLKAVNGVLRQDKRVDVRRARIQRSLLWPLLVSPSPHSWSHDRTLESSMLSNKEIMTGV from the exons ATGGCATGCACATCGATGACTACCCCTACCTCTCAAGCTGCCTCAGCGGCGAAAGATGGATGCAAAGAAGAGATCAATGGCCTTCGCCGATCACACTCTGGCATAAACCTTCATAAGAGTGTAGGCATTCAAAGGTCTTATTCGGATAACCACCTCTGTTACTCTATCAATCGAATACGTGCTGCATCAACAAAACCAACCCTGAAGTATAGCCGTTCTGTTGGGATTTTCCCGACGCTCCCATTCCAAATATCCAGTTCCATAATTCCAAACACTTTTAGATCATTTTTGTTTGACCTGGAGACGAGTAAGGATTTGAGTCTAGTGGACAAGGATGTGAATATTGATAAGAACTCCATGGAAAACAATGAAGaagagaataaaatcaatagaGCGAATTGGGTGAATAGGTTGCTGGAGATTCGACGTCGCTGGAATTATAAACAACTAGAAGAGGGCGTGGATGGAGTTGGGATTTATGATGAGCATGAAAGTGGCGATGGTGATGGAGACGAAGGTGGCTGTGAGGTGAACTATGACTCGGATGAAGAGGGAGGTGGAGGAGGTGAAGTGAAATATGACCGTGAATCTTTCTCGAAATTATTGGCTCGGGTGCCATGGTCCGATACCAAGCTTTTTTCTCAGCTCGCCTTCTTGTGCAACATAGCGTATGTTATACCAGAGATTAGG GAAAAGGATTTAAGAAAACATTATGGCCTACGGTTAGTAACATCGTCCCTAGAAAAGAAAGCAGAAGCGGCTACAATCAAAGCAAAATTAGATCAGGACTCTACTCGCGTACCTGTTGCTGCCTCAGAAAATACTGAATCGAAGTCAGTAAAAGCTGAGGGATCAGAGCAGAAGCGCCCAATCCGCTTATCTGTTGTTTATGAAATTGCTGCTTCAGCTGCATGCTATGTTCAGTCACGGGCAAAAGGCCTATTGTCCCCTGGCTCTAAGTCACAGGAGGATGCTGGTGGCACGGATTCATGCAGATGTGGAGACCAGCCAGAAATGGAGGGGGAGAATTCGCCCCGAATATATAACTCAGAGGTGGCTGCTTACGTGGCAGCATCAGCAATGACCGCTGTCGTTAGAGCTGGGGAGAGGGAAAAACAAGAGACAGCAAAGGACCTTCAGTCGCTAGACTCATCGCCTTGTGAATGGTTTGTTTGTGATGACTTAAGCACATATACCCGCTCTTTTGTAATTCAG GGGTCAGACTCTCTAGCGTCATGGCAGGCAAACCTTTTCTTTGAGCCTACTAATTTTGAG GGAACCGATGTGCTTGTTCATAGAGGAATTTATGAAGCTGCAAAGGGCATTTACGAACAACTCATGCCAGAAATTATGGACCATCTGAAGAGGCATGGAGATCGTGCAAAGCTTCAATTTACCGGTCATTCCCTTGGGGGTAGTCTTTCTCTTTTAGTTAACTTGATGCTGCTAACTAGGAAGGTTGTAAAGCCTTCTGCTCTTCGACCAGTTGTCACTTTTGGCTCACCGTTTGTGTTCTGCGGAGGCCAAAAGATACTAGATGAATTGGGTCTAGATGAGAACCATGTTCATTGTGTGATGATGCACCGAGACATTGTCCCTAGAGCCTTCTCCTGCAAATATCCGAACCATGTGGCTGTTGTCCTCAAGCGTTTGCCTGGTTCCCTCCGATCTCACCCCTGTCTGCTTAAAAAT AAACTTTTGTATACACCACTAGGCAAAGTATTCATTCTCCAACCTAATGAGAAGTTATCACCTCCGCACCCACTAATCCCTCCAGGAAGTGCTCTTTATGCTCTGGACAATACACATTGTGAATACTCCACGAAGGCCCTTAGGGCCTTCCTTAATTGCCCCCATCCATTGGACACTCTCAGCGATCTTACAGCCTATGGCTCAGAAGGTACTATTTTAAGAGATCATGACTCCAGCAACTACTTGAAAGCAGTTAATGGGGTCTTAAGGCAAGACAAAAGGGTGGATGTCCGCCGGGCGAGGATACAGAGAAGCTTATTGTGGCCATTGCTTGTTTCGCCATCTCCCCACTCATGGAGCCATGATAGAACTTTAGAGAGCAGCATGTTATCAAATAAGGAGATAATGACCGGTGTGTGA